One window from the genome of Pseudoliparis swirei isolate HS2019 ecotype Mariana Trench chromosome 24, NWPU_hadal_v1, whole genome shotgun sequence encodes:
- the ift56 gene encoding intraflagellar transport protein 56, producing MILSRVKPAVGGETPVSISEKKKKNQTKVPALEDYLQKRDYLGAFTLLEFQRNIGEKEEHADLWIGYCAFHLGDYKRAMEEYESLTMKPECPAEVWVFLACTLFLLGLYQEAEEAASKAPMSPLQNRLLFHLAHKFNDEKKLMGSHQNLEDVTEDQLSLASIHYMRSHYQEAIDIYKRLLLQNRDFLALKVYVALCYYKLDYYDVSQEVLAVYLQSMPDSTIALNLKACNHFRLYNGKAAEAELKNLIDISSCSFEFAQELIRHNLVVFRGGEGALQVLPPLVDVIPEARLNLVIYNLRQDDVLEAYNLIQDLVPTTPQEYILKGVVNAALGQGIGSRDHLKIAQQFFQLVGGSASECDTIPGRQCMASCFFLLRKFEDVLIYLNSVKGYFYNDDTFNFNYAQAKAALGNYKEAEEVFLLIQNEKIKNDYVYLSWLARCYIMNQRGRLAWELYLKMGTSSESFSLLQLIANDCYKMGQFYYAAKAFDALEKLDPESNYWEGKRGACVGIFQLILANKESKETLKEVLSLLRNSGNPQVEYIIRALRKWAKDNRVLLS from the exons ATG ATTCTCTCTCGCGTGAAGCCAGCCGTTGGGGGAGAGACACCAGTGAGCATcagtgagaaaaagaagaaaaaccagACGAAGGTTCCCGCCTTGGAGGACTACCTGCAAAAGAGAGACTACCTGGGCGCTTTCACGCTGTTAGAG TTCCAGAGAAATATTGGCGAGAAAGAGGAGCATGCCGACCTCTGGATTGGCTACTGTGCCTTTCACTTGGGTGATTACAAGAGAGCTATGGAG GAGTACGAATCTCTGACCATGAAGCCTGAATGCCCTGCAGAGGTGTGGGTGTTTCTGGCCTGCACACTGTTTTTACTGGGGCTCTATCAAGAGGCTGAGGAGGCTGCATCTAAGG CGCCGATGTCCCCGCTCCAAAACAGACTACTCTTCCACCTGGCTCATAAG TTCAACGATGAGAAGAAGCTGATGGGTTCCCACCAGAACCTGGAGGATGTGACAGAGGACCAGCTGAGCCTGGCATCCATCCACTACATGCGTTCCCACTACCAGGAGGCCATCGACATCTATAAACGTCTCCTACTGCAGAACAG AGATTTCCTCGCTCTGAAGGTCTACGTGGCTCTGTGTTACTACAAGCTGGACTACTACGACGTGTCCCAGGAGGTGTTGGCTGTGTACCTGCAGAGCATGCCGGACTCCACGATCGCCCTCAATCTCAAGGCCTGCAACCACTTCCGGCTCTACAATGGCAAGGCCGCTGAG GCTGAGTTAAAGAACCTAATCGACATCTCCTCCTGCTCATTTGAGTTTGCTCAGGAGCTTATCCGACACAACCTG GTGGTGTTTCGTGGTGGTGAGGGGGCGTTGCAGGTGCTGCCTCCTCTGGTCGATGTGATCCCCGAGGCCAGACTCAACCTGGTTATCTACAACCTCCGACAAG ATGATGTCCTGGAAGCTTACAACCTCATTCAGGACTTGGTCCCCACAACCCCCCAG GAGTATATTTTGAAAGGAGTGGTGAATGCAGCGTTGGGACAAGGGATTGGATCA AGGGATCACCTGAAAATCGCCCAGCAGTTCTTTCAGTTGGTCGGAGGCTCGGCCAGCGAATGCG ACACTATTCCTGGCAGACAATGCATGGCCTCCTGCTTCTTCCTCTTGAGAAAGTTTGAAGACGTTCTCATATATCTCAACTCAGTCAAG GGTTACTTCTATAATGATGATACATTCAACTTCAACTATGCTCAGGCTAAAGCAGCCCTTGGCAACTACAAAGAAGCAGAAGAG GTCTTTCTGCTGATTCAGAATGAAAAGATCAAGAACGACTATGTTTACCTCAGCTGGCTGGCACGATGCT ACATAATGAACCAGAGAGGGCGGCTAGCCTGGGAGCTCTATCTGAAGATGGGCACTTCCTCCGAGTCCTTCAGTCTGCTGCAGCTCATCGCCAACGACTGCTACAAG ATGGGTCAGTTCTACTATGCAGCTAAAGCGTTTGATGCACTGGAGAAACTGGACCCAGAATCCAACTACTGGGAGGGCAAGCGAGGGGCTTGCGTCGGCATCTTCCAGCTCATACTGGCAAACAAGGAGTCCAA GGAGACACTGAAAGAGGTGTTATCTCTGCTACGAAATTCAGGAAACCCCCAGGTTGAATACATCATTCGAGCTCTGAGGAAGTGGGCCAAAGACAACAGAGTCCTCCTCTCGTGA
- the LOC130189505 gene encoding mitochondrial glycine transporter B-like isoform X1, whose translation MSRLFNSIVRVCVRVRLSLHISIISTAHPALKAFVCGSLSGTCSTLLFQPLDLIKTRLQTQQNNAKPGAPKVGMFTILINVIRTENFFSLWKGVTPSFVRCIPGVGIYFSTFYSLKQHYFLERAPNAGEAVLLGASARAVAGVCMLPFTVIKTRFESGCYNYVSVAGALRSVYETEGIRALFSGLTATLLRDAPFSGIYVMFYSQAKKALPQEVTSSPYAPLVNFSCGMVAGVMASLATHPADVVKTHIQISPSHWSTADAIRYIYKEHGTGGFFRGAVPRSLRRTLMAAMAWTVYEQLMARMGLKS comes from the exons ATGTCACGTCTGTTTAATTCcatcgtgcgtgtgtgtgtgcgtgtgcgactGTCTCTGCACATCTCCATCATCTCCACT GCTCACCCAGCGCTCAAAGCCTTTGTGTGTGGCTCTCTCAGCGGCACCTGCTCTACGCTGCTCTTCCAGCCTTTGGATCTGAtcaagacacggctgcagaccCAGCAGAACAATGCCAAGCCGGG CGCACCAAAGGTGGGGATGTTTACCATTTTAATCAATGTTATCAGGACAGAGAATTTCTTCAGTCTGTGGAAGGGAGTTACACCA TCATTTGTGCGCTGCATCCCGGGCGTGGGCATCTACTTCAGCACCTTCTACTCCCTGAAGCAGCACTACTTCCTGGAGCGGGCACCCAACGCTGGCGAGGCTGTTCTGCTCGGAGCGAGCGCCAGAGCTGTGGCTGGTGTCTGCATGCTGCCGTTCACTGTCATCAAGACGCGCTTTGAG AGTGGCTGTTACAACTATGTGAGTGTGGCAGGAGCTCTGAGGAGTGTGTATGAGACGGAGGGAATCAGGGCTCTGTTCTCGGGGCTGACTGCCACGCTGCTCCGAGATGCTCCGTTCTCCGGCATCTACGTCATGTTCTACAGCCAAGCCAAGAAGGCGCTGCCTCAAG aggtcacgtcgTCGCCCTACGCTCCGCTGGTGAACTTCAGCTGTGGGATGGTGGCAGGTGTCATGGCGTCGCTGGCCACACATCCAGCGGACGTGGTGAAGACCCACATTCAAATCAGCCCGTCCCACTGGAGCACCGCGGATGCTATCCGCTACAtctacaag GAGCACGGCACGGGCGGGTTTTTCCGTGGGGCTGTCCCCAGGTCTCTGCGTCGCACCCTGATGGCGGCTATGGCTTGGACTGTCTATGAACAGCTGATGGCTCGAATGGGCCTCAAATCCTGA
- the LOC130189505 gene encoding mitochondrial glycine transporter B-like isoform X2 has product MDLSAAHPALKAFVCGSLSGTCSTLLFQPLDLIKTRLQTQQNNAKPGAPKVGMFTILINVIRTENFFSLWKGVTPSFVRCIPGVGIYFSTFYSLKQHYFLERAPNAGEAVLLGASARAVAGVCMLPFTVIKTRFESGCYNYVSVAGALRSVYETEGIRALFSGLTATLLRDAPFSGIYVMFYSQAKKALPQEVTSSPYAPLVNFSCGMVAGVMASLATHPADVVKTHIQISPSHWSTADAIRYIYKEHGTGGFFRGAVPRSLRRTLMAAMAWTVYEQLMARMGLKS; this is encoded by the exons ATGGATTTATCAGCG GCTCACCCAGCGCTCAAAGCCTTTGTGTGTGGCTCTCTCAGCGGCACCTGCTCTACGCTGCTCTTCCAGCCTTTGGATCTGAtcaagacacggctgcagaccCAGCAGAACAATGCCAAGCCGGG CGCACCAAAGGTGGGGATGTTTACCATTTTAATCAATGTTATCAGGACAGAGAATTTCTTCAGTCTGTGGAAGGGAGTTACACCA TCATTTGTGCGCTGCATCCCGGGCGTGGGCATCTACTTCAGCACCTTCTACTCCCTGAAGCAGCACTACTTCCTGGAGCGGGCACCCAACGCTGGCGAGGCTGTTCTGCTCGGAGCGAGCGCCAGAGCTGTGGCTGGTGTCTGCATGCTGCCGTTCACTGTCATCAAGACGCGCTTTGAG AGTGGCTGTTACAACTATGTGAGTGTGGCAGGAGCTCTGAGGAGTGTGTATGAGACGGAGGGAATCAGGGCTCTGTTCTCGGGGCTGACTGCCACGCTGCTCCGAGATGCTCCGTTCTCCGGCATCTACGTCATGTTCTACAGCCAAGCCAAGAAGGCGCTGCCTCAAG aggtcacgtcgTCGCCCTACGCTCCGCTGGTGAACTTCAGCTGTGGGATGGTGGCAGGTGTCATGGCGTCGCTGGCCACACATCCAGCGGACGTGGTGAAGACCCACATTCAAATCAGCCCGTCCCACTGGAGCACCGCGGATGCTATCCGCTACAtctacaag GAGCACGGCACGGGCGGGTTTTTCCGTGGGGCTGTCCCCAGGTCTCTGCGTCGCACCCTGATGGCGGCTATGGCTTGGACTGTCTATGAACAGCTGATGGCTCGAATGGGCCTCAAATCCTGA